A region of Argentina anserina chromosome 5, drPotAnse1.1, whole genome shotgun sequence DNA encodes the following proteins:
- the LOC126795209 gene encoding putative gamma-glutamylcyclotransferase At3g02910, with the protein MGDISGDDSKPHLIFSYGTLKQGFHNHKLTSELISQDDAVFIGPYITRRSFPLVCGPHGLPYLINLPGSGRRIRGELYAVSARGLARLDDLEGTSIGHYERLPLQLVVNADKDGAVPVDADAYFAHRSFGEAMWERNGKEGLCEFTEVEARRYVKRQDRPHQGRNIIQEVRQFVNGD; encoded by the coding sequence ATGGGTGACATTTCCGGCGACGACTCGAAGCCCCACCTGATCTTCTCCTACGGCACACTCAAACAAGGCTTCCACAACCACAAGCTCACCAGCGAGCTCATCTCCCAAGACGACGCCGTTTTCATCGGCCCCTACATTACCCGCCGCTCCTTCCCCCTCGTCTGCGGGCCCCACGGCCTCCCCTACCTCATCAACCTCCCCGGGTCGGGTCGCCGCATCCGGGGCGAGCTCTACGCCGTCTCCGCCCGCGGCCTCGCCCGCTTAGACGACCTCGAGGGCACCTCCATCGGCCACTACGAGCGCCTCCCGCTCCAATTGGTCGTCAATGCCGACAAAGACGGCGCCGTCCCCGTCGACGCCGATGCCTACTTCGCCCACCGGAGCTTCGGCGAGGCCATGTGGGAGAGGAACGGGAAGGAGGGCTTGTGCGAGTTCACGGAGGTAGAGGCCAGAAGGTATGTGAAAAGACAGGACCGGCCTCATCAGGGGAGGAATATTATTCAGGAAGTGCGGCAGTTTGTGAATGGCGACTGA
- the LOC126795131 gene encoding glycine-rich cell wall structural protein 1.8-like codes for MASQRVQSLVFLVLLGLGICSAARTLLTYETYPAAGHGGGGASGYGGGGAGGAGGGGGGAGSGGGYGAVGEHGAAGYGGGSGGGEGGGVAYGGAGGHAGGGGGGGGSGGGGAYGSGGAYGAGGAEGHGSGGGEGGGAGYGGAGGYPGGAGGYAGGGGGGSGGGGGAAYGGEHGIGYGGGQGGGAGGGYGAGGEHGAGYGGGGGHGGGGGGGYGAGGASGGGYGSGGGAGGGAGGGAGGYAGGGGGGAGSGGGGAHGGAYGGGGGSGEGGGHGGYMP; via the coding sequence ATGGCTTCTCAAAGAGTTCAGAGTCTTGTTTTCCTTGTGTTATTAGGTCTAGGCATATGTTCTGCAGCAAGAACACTCCTGACCTATGAAACGTATCCTGCTGCCGGCCATGGTGGCGGAGGTGCATCTGGTTATGGAGGAGGTGGCGCTGGAGGTGCTGGTGGTGGCGGAGGAGGTGCAGGCAGTGGAGGCGGTTATGGCGCTGTAGGTGAACATGGTGCTGCTGGCTACGGAGGCGGTAGTGGTGGTGGAGAAGGCGGTGGTGTTGCCTATGGAGGTGCAGGTGGACATGCtggtggtggaggaggtgGCGGTggaagtggtggtggtggtgcataTGGCAGTGGGGGAGCTTATGGTGCTGGCGGTGCTGAAGGTCATGGAAGCGGTGGTGGTGAGGGAGGTGGTGCCGGATATGGTGGAGCTGGTGGGTATCCTGGTGGAGCTGGTGGATATGCTGGTGGAGGCGGTGGAGGTTCTGGTGGGGGCGGAGGAGCTGCGTATGGAGGAGAGCACGGCATTGGCTATGGTGGTGGACAAGGAGGTGGTGCCGGTGGAGGTTATGGAGCTGGTGGCGAGCATGGTGCGGGATATGGAGGTGGTGGGGGTCATGGTGGTGGCGGTGGAGGAGGCTACGGAGCTGGAGGAGCAAGTGGAGGTGGATATGGAAGTGGGGGAGGAGCTGGCGGTGGAGCAGGAGGAGGTGCTGGTGGGTACGCtggtggtggaggtggaggCGCCGGAAGCGGCGGAGGCGGTGCACATGGAGGTGCATATGGAGGAGGCGGCGGTAGCGGTGAGGGTGGTGGTCACGGTGGTTACATGCCTTGA
- the LOC126795124 gene encoding glycine-rich cell wall structural protein 1.0-like: MAPRKIVSVVFLVMLSVGICSATRVLLSYTEDIVHAATIGHAGGGGGGGGSGGGGGAGGGGGAGGSGYGSGSGEGGGAGYGAGGAEAAGYGGGGGGGSGGGGGGGVGYEGAGKGGGEGSGSGGGAGYGAGGAAGGGHGGGGGGGSGGGGGGGAGGAGGGYGGGSGSGGGYGAGGSAAGGGGGYGGGGGGGSGGGAGAHGGGAGYGGGAGRGEGGGHGGYAP; encoded by the coding sequence ATGGCTCCCAGAAAGATTGTTAGCGTTGTTTTCCTTGTGATGCTAAGTGTAGGCATCTGTTCTGCTACTCGAGTCCTCTTGAGTTATACTGAAGACATTGTTCATGCTGCGACCATCGGCCATGctggtggtggaggaggaggaggtggttcGGGAGGTGGAGGAGGTGCTGGGGGTGGAGGTGGAGCCGGGGGTTCTGGATATGGAAGTGGGTCTGGTGAAGGAGGGGGTGCAGGCTACGGTGCTGGTGGAGCGGAGGCAGCCGGGTAtggtggaggtggaggaggaggtagtggtggaggtggaggtggtggtgtAGGTTATGAGGGAGCAGGGAAGGGTGGCGGTGAAGGGAGTGGTTCCGGAGGTGGTGCAGGTTATGGTGCTGGAGGAGCAGCGGGAGGTGGACATGGTGGTGGAGGAGGCGGTGGGagtggtggtggaggtggaggtggagcCGGTGGTGCAGGTGGAGGTTATGGTGGTGGTTCAGGATCTGGTGGAGGTTATGGTGCTGGTGGTTCGGCTGCTGGTGGAGGCGGTGGGTACGGTGGTGGCGGTGGAGGTGGTTCCGGTGGTGGTGCAGGTGCGCACGGTGGTGGAGCTGGCTATGGAGGTGGTGCTGGGAGGGGTGAGGGCGGTGGTCATGGTGGCTATGCACCCTGA
- the LOC126795302 gene encoding uncharacterized protein LOC126795302: protein MVVFFKGGANKPFGRSMSLKTNRALLDDILLQESPGSTNTARHVIIVMDAMKEFNTEALEWALEHVIKAGSVVILLGVMPWLNIPLSSKTWLDVWPVGLEELSIVKEKIEWKSDVKYLKLQAVVDLCKNYGVLLQKKVVMGYPSKLLVVDEITSLHATWVVFDRHQRTDRKFYSEKLPCNMVMMNEEGEADMIKGRTMIDSTIAESTTSLLSTPILMIADHVKGMLNKSKSARKDRSRSRSQSQGDV from the exons ATGGTGGTTTTCTTCAAAGGAGGAGCTAACAAACCATTCGGAAGATCAATGAGTTTGAAGACAAATAGAGCATTGTTAGACGATATCCTATTGCAGGAGTCACCAGGTTCGACTAATACAGCTCGACATGTGATCATCGTCATGGACGCCATGAAAGAGTTCAACACGGAAGCTTTAGAGTGGGCACTCGAGCATGTAATTAAGGCTGGATCTGTTGTCATTCTACTCGGTGTTATGCCATGGCTCAACATTCCTC TGTCATCAAAAACATGGCTGGATGTCTGGCCAGTTGGATTAGAAGAACTATCAATTGTCAAAGAGAAAATTGAGTGGAAGAGCGATGTCAAGTACTTGAAGCTCCAGGCAGTAGTGGACTTGTGCAAAAACTATGGG GTTCTGCTACAGAAGAAGGTTGTCATGGGTTATCCATCAAAACTGTTAGTTGTTGACGAAATCACAAGCCTTCATGCGACATGGGTCGTCTTCGACAG GCATCAAAGGACTGACAGAAAATTTTACTCTGAGAAACTCCCGTGCAACATGGTGATGATGAACGAAGAAGGGGAGGCTGACATGATCAAGGGGAGGACTATGATAGATAGCACAATCGCAGAGTCAACAACTTCTCTGTTATCTACTCCCATTCTTATGATCGCTGATCATGTAAAGGGAATGCTTAACAAATCGAAAAGTGCTCGAAAAGACCGCTCTAGATCACGATCGCAATCGCAAGGCGATGTCTAG